In the Streptomyces sp. NBC_00193 genome, AGGACCAATGGCCTCGTGGCACAGGCCCTTTGCCGGTGTGCCGACGGTCTCCGGAGGCGCAGTATTGAACACGAGCCCACCGGTTCTGGCAGGAAATCGGTGAGCGAGGGACAGGACCTCACTGCGGGGTCCGAGCCGCAAGCTTCCCCCCTGACTGCGGCTTGGACTGGCAGGTTCCGTCCTCATCGGGGGAAGTGGCTTGTCCCCCCGATGCCACTTCCCCCGTCCCAACCGTTGAAGGTCCCGACTCAGGTCGGGGCCTTCTTCGCGTTGTCCGCCGAACGGTGCGGCATCCGGGTCCGGTGCGCCTACTCCAGGCCGCCGGCCAGGTCGGCGATCGGCTGGACCGGGGCGATCACGGGCGCGAGGTGGTTCGGCAGCTCCATCAGCTGGTTGAGCTGGTTCAGGCCGCCGCTGACCTGCCCGCCGATCTCCTGCACCGAGGACGGGCTCGCCCCGTCCGACATGCCCTGCGGCGCCGGCAGGTCCGGGAGGGTGAGCGGGGAGATCGGTGCGGCGGAGGCGGCGGGCGCCGCGAGGCCCGCGGCGGCCCCCGCGAGGGCGATGGCGGCGAGGATGCGCTGGGTCTTGGTCATGCCGTGACAACGGCCGAGGGCGCGGGCGGTCACGCGGATGTCCCTCGGACGCCGGACGCCGGCCGCATTGCGCGCGGCGTACGGCGTACTGCACCCGGAAACGACGAGAGCCCCGACCCTTGCGGGGCGGGGCTCTCGATCAGAGCGGTAGCGGTGGGATTTGAACCCACGGATAGCTTGCACCATCACACGCTTTCGAGGCGTGCTCCTTCGGCCGCTCGGACACGCTACCGAGAGAGAGCTTAGCCCAAGGAGACCCGTGCTCTGAAATCCATACGCCCGGAACCTTCGCGCGAACCTTCAGGCGACCCTCAGAGGTCGCGGAAGAAGTCGGTGAGCTGCTGCGCGCACTCCCCCGCGAGCACGCCCGCGATCACCTCGGGCCGGTGGTTGAGCCTGCGGTCCCGTACGAGGTCCCACAGCGACCCGGCGGCGCCCGCCTTCTCGTCGGACGCCCCGTAGACCACCCGGGCCACCCGTGACTGCACGAGGGCGCCCGCGCACATCACGCACGGCTCCAGGGTCACCACGAGGGTGCACCCCGGGAGCCGCCATTCCCCGAGGGCGGTGGCGGCCCGGCGCAGCGCCAGTACCTCGGCGTGTGCCGTCGGGTCTCCGGTCGCCTCCCGCTCGTTGTGCCCGGTGGCCAGGAGCTTCCCGTCCGGGCCGAGCACCACGGCGCCGACCGGCACGTCGCCGGCCGGCACCGCCCGGGCGGCCTCCAGGAGCGCCAGGCGCATGGAGTCCTGCCACGGGTCCCGTACGGGATCGGGCGTGTACGGGGTGGGCCGCGGGGTGTGGTGGTGCGCGGGGATCACTAGCGGACGGCCTCCAGGACCTCGGTGGCGCCGAGCGATTCGGCGATCTCCGAGAGCGCGTCCCCGTCCAGGGTCATCAGTTGTTTGTGGCTGACCCCGAGGTCGTCGAGCAGCCTGGGGTCGCCGAGCGGCCCGGCGGGTGCCGGTTCGGCGCCGGCGCGTACGTCGTGGCCTTCGTCCTCGTCGTCCTCGTCCTCCTGGTCTCTGTCGGCGGGTCCGCCGTCCGGGTAGGAGGCGATGACCTCGTCCTCGCCGTCCTCGGTTCCGTCGAGGTCCAGCTCGTCGAGTTCGTCGTCCTCCTCGTCCTTGCCGAGCAGCTCGTCGGTCAGCATCGAGCCGTAGGAGCTGCGGGAGGCGGCGGAGGCGTTGGACACGTAGTAGCGCGGGTCCTCTTCGCCGTCCACCCGGACGACCCCGAACCAGGCGTCCTCCTGTTCGATGAGGGCTACCACCGTGTCGTCGTCGACAGAGGCGGAGCGGGCGAGATCGATCAGATCACTCAGAGACTCGACATCGTCGAGTTCCATGTCGCTCGCTTCCCACCCGTCTTCGGTGCGCGCGAGCAGTGCGGCGAAATACACCGTGACTCTCCCACTGGTCATAGGCGTGCCGGTTGGAGTTCCCCCCGGCCGGAGGTGGGTGGGGGTGGAACGGTCGTCGTGCTCACCGTTTCGTACCCCGCCCAGTCGGCATCGTGGCAGAAACGGAGCCATTGCGAGAGGTCTTCCGCGCCGTGGCGCTGGCCGCGCGTGTTGTACGGGGCCTCGTGCCGGGGGCGGGGCGGCGGCCGGGCGGGGCCTCGGCAGGGCTTGGGCGCGGGCCTCGGCAGGGCCTGGACGGGCGCCGCGGCAGGGGCCCCGGAGGGGCTCACCAGCGGAAGGTGCGCATGCGCATCTGCTGGCGCATGCGGGCGGCGCGGGCGCGCCTGGGCTGCACCCGGTCGCGCAGTTCCCGGGCCTCGTGCAGGTCACGGAGGAACTGCGCGCGCCGGGCTCTGCGCTGTGCCGTCGTCTCCAGTGGCTCGTGATCTTCATCGGGCATGGGTCACCGCCCCTGGCTGGTCCGGTCCGGTCCGTCCCCCCGAACCCCCACCTTCCCTCGGACCGGCCGTTTGATGCCACCTTCTGCCACGACTCGAGAGGAATTCAGTCGGATTCCGACAATCCCGGCTACGCGGACTCCCCCGCCGACTCCGGGGACCCCACCGACTCCGACAACGTCGGGACGATCGCCACCGGCCCGTGCGCGTGCTGCAGCACGGCATTCGCGACCGAGCCGATCATCAGGGACCGGATGTGCCGGCGCGGGTGGTGCCGGCCCACGACGACCAGCGCCGCCGACTTCGAGGTGTCGACGAGCCGCCCGGCCGCGTCCCCGGGCACCGCGGCCTGCTCGACGGGCACCGTCGGGTACTTCGCCCGGAACGGTGCGAGCCGCTCCGTCTGGGCGCGGAGCATCTCCCGCTCGGCCGGCACCGCGTTCTCGTCCTCCCCCACCAGCGCCTCCGGCGGGATCACCGCGAACGGGCTGTCGATCACCATCGTCGGCGACGGCGGGATGCTGTACGCCGAGACCACCTGGAGGGTGGTGTCCCGCGCGGCGGCCTCCGTGAACGCGAAGTCCAGGACGTTGTCGGGCGTCTCCGCGGCGTGCAGTCCCACCACCACGCGCCCGGCCGAGGCCCCTGCGGCCCCGTCGGCCCCCTCCGCCCCGCGCGCCTCGTGCGCGACGACGACCACCGGGCAAGCGGCGCTGGTGGCCACGGCGCGGCTGTTCGAACCGAGCAGCAGCGCGGCGAAGCCGCCGCGGCCCCGGGAGCCCATCACCAGCATCCGGGCGCCCTCCCCGATGTCCCGCAGGGCCTCCGGGACGGAGCCCTCCAGGGACTCGTAGCGGACCTCGGAGGGGAGCGGGCCGCCCTCGGCCAGGTGGGCCCGTATGCGCACGCTGACGGGGTCCTCGGCCTCTTCGGGCTCGGTGCGGTCGTAGAGGGAGGAACGGCGTGCCGCGTACAGCTGGACGCTGTCGGACAGCACGTGGGCGACGACGAGCCCGCTGCCGTGGCGTACGGCCGCAGCCCTTGCCCACTCCAGGGCCTTGAGGCTGTGTTCGGATCCGTCTACGGCGGCGATCACCATTGCGTCGGTCTCGTGGGTCATCCGTCCAGCGTGCTGGGGGTCCGGGCGGGTCGCATCTCCAGGGGTTTCCGGGCGTGGCCGCCGCTTCGGGCGCGAAGGGGTGGGCGCAGCGCGTAGCCTTTTGGGTGTGGGTCGCGCATTTGCGGCCGTTTTCGCAGGTGGCGGCGGTGCAGGTCGCAGCTTTCGCTGCGACAGCCGAGTTTTGGAGGATGTTGTGCGTTTGCAGGTCGTGGATCACCCGTTGGTGGCGCACAAACTCACCACCCTGCGCGACAAGCGCACCGACTCCCCCACCTTCCGGCGCCTCGCCGACGAGCTGGTGACCCTGCTCGCGTACGAGGCCACCCGGGACGTGCGCACCGAGCAGGCCGACATCGTCACCCCGGTCGGTCCGACCACCGGCGTGAAGCTCTCCTACCCGCGGCCGCTGGTCGTACCGATCCTGCGCGCCGGTCTCGGCATGCTCGACGGCATGGTGCGGCTGCTCCCGACCGCCGAGGTCGGCTTCCTCGGCATGGTCCGCAACGAGGAGACCCTGGAGGCCTCCACGTACGCGACGCGCATGCCGGAGGACCTCTCGGGCCGCCAGGTCTACGTGGTGGACCCGATGCTCGCCACCGGCGGCACGCTCGTCGCGGCGATCAAGGAACTCATCAAGCGCGGTGCGGACGACGTGACCGCGGTGGTGCTGCTGGCCGCGCCCGAGGGCGTCGAGATCATGGAGCGCGAGCTCGCGGGCACGCCGGTGACGGTGGTGACGGCCGCGGTGGACGAGCGGCTCAACGAGCACGGCTACATCGTGCCGGGCCTGGGTGACGCGGGCGACCGCATGTACGGCTCGGCGGAGTAACGGCTCGGCGGAGGAACACCGACCGGCGCGGATCGGCGCAGAGGTCCCAAAGCCCGGCCCCCCTTCGGGAGGCCGGGCTTTCTCGTGTGGTCGGCGTCAGCCGGTCAGCACTTCTTGGCGGGTGCCGGCTGGGGGTTGGCCAGGACGGCCAGGGCCTTGTCGGCGTCGGCCTTGGGCGTGAGTTCCTTGAAGGCGTC is a window encoding:
- the tadA gene encoding tRNA adenosine(34) deaminase TadA → MRLALLEAARAVPAGDVPVGAVVLGPDGKLLATGHNEREATGDPTAHAEVLALRRAATALGEWRLPGCTLVVTLEPCVMCAGALVQSRVARVVYGASDEKAGAAGSLWDLVRDRRLNHRPEVIAGVLAGECAQQLTDFFRDL
- a CDS encoding universal stress protein, producing MTHETDAMVIAAVDGSEHSLKALEWARAAAVRHGSGLVVAHVLSDSVQLYAARRSSLYDRTEPEEAEDPVSVRIRAHLAEGGPLPSEVRYESLEGSVPEALRDIGEGARMLVMGSRGRGGFAALLLGSNSRAVATSAACPVVVVAHEARGAEGADGAAGASAGRVVVGLHAAETPDNVLDFAFTEAAARDTTLQVVSAYSIPPSPTMVIDSPFAVIPPEALVGEDENAVPAEREMLRAQTERLAPFRAKYPTVPVEQAAVPGDAAGRLVDTSKSAALVVVGRHHPRRHIRSLMIGSVANAVLQHAHGPVAIVPTLSESVGSPESAGESA
- the upp gene encoding uracil phosphoribosyltransferase; translated protein: MRLQVVDHPLVAHKLTTLRDKRTDSPTFRRLADELVTLLAYEATRDVRTEQADIVTPVGPTTGVKLSYPRPLVVPILRAGLGMLDGMVRLLPTAEVGFLGMVRNEETLEASTYATRMPEDLSGRQVYVVDPMLATGGTLVAAIKELIKRGADDVTAVVLLAAPEGVEIMERELAGTPVTVVTAAVDERLNEHGYIVPGLGDAGDRMYGSAE